In Aegilops tauschii subsp. strangulata cultivar AL8/78 chromosome 3, Aet v6.0, whole genome shotgun sequence, one genomic interval encodes:
- the LOC109783648 gene encoding ETHYLENE INSENSITIVE 3-like 5 protein: MDKGIHGRSPLSAESAGMEHGDGLGGPDPGGQQREEEEISDSESGSESLEISDLKKRMWKDQMLLTRLEGRAGARGMAPAPAARASSSSSSGQEETPDVRCRRKAMLRAQDGVLRHMLRMMEACNARGFVYGVIDEAGEPMSGSSDSLRGWWKENVSFDRAGPMGLAGPMGESPVALASSLHRLQDIQDSTLGSVLSALIQHCEPPQRSFPLERGLAPPWWPTGHEPWWGTQGEMQAHQGVPPYRKPHDLKKAWKISLLSAVIKHMSPRFDQMRKLVWQSKRLQQKMSAKESETWSKVLRQEEKLSSRLKSSLRITPFDQEHADEDEDDEEEGKKKKVGKERDDDGLESVVRGAQDKRKREISRSGRSGGSGSELTIMLPDQLATAITEESRSPIDELMKLYYGCMQGVETYGDREKDDLTPMHSVLLGGIDEVAQDVLYDIIGSCPEVDHVLRLMGE; this comes from the coding sequence ATGGATAAAGGCATTCACGGCAGGAGCCCTCTTTCTGCAGAGTCGGCCGGCATGGAGCACGGGGACGGACTCGGCGGTCCAGACCCTGGCGGGCAgcagcgggaggaggaggagatcagTGACTCCGAATCAGGCTCTGAATCGCTCGAGATCTCCGACCTCAAGAAGCGCATGTGGAAGGACCAGATGCTGCTCACGAGGCTCGAGGGCCGCGCCGGCGCCAGGGGCATGGCGCCGGCTCCAGCTGCCCGCGCATCCTCGTCGTCATCGTCGGGCCAGGAGGAAACCCCCGACGTGCGGTGCCGCCGCAAGGCCATGCTGCGGGCGCAGGACGGCGTGCTCCGGCACATGCTCAGGATGATGGAGGCCTGCAACGCGCGCGGGTTCGTGTACGGCGTCATCGACGAGGCCGGCGAACCCATGTCCGGCTCCTCCGACAGCCTCCGCGGCTGGTGGAAGGAGAACGTGAGCTTCGACCGCGCCGGCCCAATGGGCCTGGCCGGCCCCATGGGCGAGAGCCCGGTCGCCCTGGCCTCCTCCCTCCATCGTCTCCAGGACATCCAAGATAGCACGCTCGGATCCGTGCTCTCCGCGCTCATCCAGCACTGCGAGCCACCGCAGAGGAGCTTCCCGCTGGAGCGCGGCCTGGCGCCGCCGTGGTGGCCGACGGGGCACGAGCCCTGGTGGGGCACGCAGGGCGAGATGCAGGCCCACCAGGGCGTGCCGCCGTACCGGAAGCCGCACGACCTGAAGAAGGCGTGGAAGATCTCCCTGCTCAGCGCGGTGATCAAGCACATGAGCCCGCGCTTCGACCAGATGCGCAAGCTCGTGTGGCAGTCCAAGCGGCTGCAGCAGAAGATGAGCGCCAAGGAGTCCGAGACCTGGTCCAAGGTGCTTAGGCAGGAGGAGAAGCTTAGCAGCCGGCTAAAGAGCTCGCTGCGGATCACGCCGTTCGATCAGGAGCACGcggatgaggacgaggacgacgaggaggaggggaagaagaagaaggttgGGAAGGAGAGGGACGACGATGGCCTGGAGAGCGTTGTGCGCGGCGCGCAAGACAAACGCAAGCGCGAGATCTCTCGCAGCGGCAGGTCGGGTGGGAGCGGATCAGAGCTGACCATAATGCTGCCGGATCAGCTCGCTACTGCGATCACAGAGGAGAGCCGGAGCCCGATCGACGAGCTCATGAAGCTGTACTATGGCTGCATGCAGGGTGTCGAAACCTATGGTGACCGGGAAAAGGACGATCTGACGCCGATGCATTCCGTATTGCTGGGCGGCATAGATGAGGTGGCGCAGGATGTGCTCTATGATATCATCGGGAGCTGCCCTGAAGTAGATCATGTGCTGCGCTTAATGGGAGAGTGA